Part of the Sorghum bicolor cultivar BTx623 chromosome 1, Sorghum_bicolor_NCBIv3, whole genome shotgun sequence genome, CTACACCCAGCCAAAAAACCCCTTTTGCATGCATCTAAAGCCATGAAGCAAGTACTAAATAGGTTTCCTGCTAAGTTCAGATACATTGAGCTCCCAGGGTTGCTCCTCCTGGTCTCTTGTGCATAATCCCAAAGATATTCATACTGCTTGATCTCATCACCATGGATAACTTTCATGATCAGTCTTCTTGCTCTAGCTACCTTGCTCTAGATTTCACTCTGCTATCCCAAGATACATACATATTCCAAGGGCAACCATCAGCACAATGAGCCCTTATTCTTTTCTTATCATTCCTAGGAAGTTTGATTTCCACTCTATTCCTAAGAGAGTACTCTGTAATTGCTTCTCTCACAGACTGCACTGAAGGGAAGACAAGCCCAACAGAGAAAGCTGGGTTGTTCATGTCCTCTTCACTCCAAGAATTGAATCTCAATCTCCCTTCTCCTTCACCATCAGATTTAGGAAGATCCAGGTTTTCATCCTCTGTGTCTACATCATCATATATTGGTGTAGGTACACTAATCTCAATAGCCTTTAGCTGGCTGTCCTTGGCCTTCTTGTTTTTCCCTTTAACTTGTGGCAAatttatttcaacagcatcctcTAAAAGATCTTCATCCCCATCACTAATCTCATAGTCAGTATCACAAAAATCTTGTTGTTCATCCCCACCAGCATCATAAGATGCTTTGCTAGAGCCAACTTGGTCTACTCTGCCTTTCTTCAGATCAGTATAGAACACAGGTAACTTCTCTCTTGGGTTCTTGTCAACATACACAACTTTATGCGGACTCAGAACCTTTGGTAGCTC contains:
- the LOC8080815 gene encoding uncharacterized protein LOC8080815; the protein is MPPRLRGKADAPLQYGPADRDSFTIELHHGGFFVGFGNLRSYVDEKVHWFDWIESDIWSAVWFKDFLQELGYQSVANIKFHWLLPGMNFPEGLRLIKSDSDALAMISVVHKVKNLVVYADESDSINNEDWDDIVGNPANELPKVLSPHKVVYVDKNPREKLPVFYTDLKKGRVDQVGSSKASYDAGGDEQQDFCDTDYEISDGDEDLLEDAVEINLPQVKGKNKKAKDSQLKAIEISVPTPIYDDVDTEDENLDLPKSDGEGEGRLRFNSWSEEDMNNPAFSVGLVFPSVQSVREAITEYSLRNRVEIKLPRNDKKRIRAHCADGCPWNMYVSWDSRVKSRAR